The genomic segment ATTGGAAATTCTATCGATGCAAGAGTCGCGTGTACACTGTACCAGACGAATCAGCAAAGTTACCGCGTAAATTCGATTCGGAATAAAAATCGTAGGATAGagggaaagggagaaagaaagtaAGTCAGCTTCGTCTCCACTGCTTTTCGATATCGGAGAAGTGTTTTCGTCTGATCGGCCGAGTCGGTCGCGATCGCGTTTAACGCGCTGTATGCACAGAATCCGCGAATTCGTTGATCCGTGAGGCAAGCGTTGCTAACGCGAGAGATCGTGGGGAGCCATGACGTTAGAGATTACGATAAGCCCTCCCAGCGGCGAGAAACAAATGACGTACTAACTGCATATTAACTGAACTGCCGGGCTATCCGTTGACTCCGCCTACTGTCCGGGGAGCCACGCGAGTGTACTATCTACACGTACCTACTACACGATCCACCAACTCGTAACGTTGCAGCCATCGGGACTAAACTTTCACCGTTCCGTCCCACGTCCACGTAATCGTCTTTAGCCTTTCTCGATGAACCGAAATCTTTCTACCATAAAAACTATCATTCGTTACTTCATCGATATCCTCTTACGCTTCTCATTATACGCTGTCGTTCGCAAGTATCCGGAAACTTTGATCGATTTCCAGCAATGCCGCTCTACTACCATCGAATCGAACGTATACGCGATATGTAAACGAGCGACGAATCGATAATTAGAAGTTACCAGCCTTTTATGGAATTACcgtaaattgaaattacgCGTTAAGAGACGTGGCAATAATATGCTTTCGGTTCGTATGGTCGGTTTACGTTTCTCTTGAAAAAAATGCGCCGTATTAAAATGTCTTGTCTCGTTTTACCAAAGAAACGCTATACCTCGCGTAGCGTTATATCTGCGAATCTGTGTAACGAAATAGTTTCTTTCTAGACGCGCCTCGCGTAAAAATATCATCGCTTTCTGCGAATCTTAGGAAGAAAAGTTGCAGGAGTGTTAAGGGGATCGGGATAACGAGAATGTAACAAGACCCTCTCAATTTTCCGTAAAAAGCGCTAAAAGGCAGAAACTACGCTTTTCTTTCCTCCCTTCTGCGCGCCGaatgagagaaaaagaagcttACGTGTCACGAGAGGCTCGTTATCAAAGGGAAATTCATCGCGCACACTTTTTTCGACAAGTAGTGCGTTGAGAATTTCGGAACAACGAGTTAATTACATTCCGAAAATTTTCAACGCGGTTTATTTCGTCTAGACGAAAGGCTAGCCGTTTTCTTCGCCAAAGGAGATCTCGCCAAACTGTTTGTTACTCGCATTAAGATTCCGATAAGCGTAATCGACTTCGATGGCTTTGAATTCAAGTCGATAGACCCGCGCAAGTTACCGCGCAAGGTGCAGCGCATGTTACAGCGCGCAACCTCTCGTACGCATTCACGAGGAAAGCTCGACCAACGATGAAACGGTATAGAcgtttcaatatgacgtttaATCGACGTAAATCTAACGCGGATCGAAaggaaaatttcaatgaaacggCTTGCCGTGgaatttactttaataatgCTTTAATAATAGTGGTAAGATCGTTGATATCGGTGTACGTATCGCTACGacggtataatattttacaattttacaatttcacgTAATTACGTGGAATCTGAGATTCTACGTATTTGTACGGAGATCGAGATCACGCTAGTGGTGGTTTTCTTTTTAGCGCGTCTCGATCTTGTACTCGAAAACCGATCGTGCCCATAAGCGCGTCAATGTAGACAGTTCGAGACCCTCGATTTATGCATCGTCCGATTTAATCTTCTCGGTCTGGACAGACGCGGAGTCGTGAGTTGTTTCCGGCTCGTGAACGCCCATCCATTTGCAACGCTTTTGCAATTCTTGTCGGTATCTGCGCAGAGATGGAGAGCGATAATCGTTTCGTTTGTATTCACGTCCACGATATCGTGGAGAGTATCACGAGTGATTAGTTACCTCGGATGATTGATCGCATAAATCCACGGGTCGATACAAGATACCGTTTTGGCAAACAAAGCGGGTAACATCGTAGACATAGGCGTTAAAAGCTCGCTACAAAGACGATTAGATTTGTCATCGTAACTACCTcgtagaaaaaagagagaaaaaaaagaaaaaaaaagaaaagaatgtgGAAAAGTTTGCGTAGAAACGTAGAGATTACCGATTGCCAAATGCTCCTATCATAGCCACGGTTGCATACGGTGTCCAAGCtaaaaggaagaggaaaaatatcgtaaatgCCACTTTGGCGATTCTCAGTTCCACGCTCCTTTCCTTGTCCTGATTCGAGACTAATGACTTTACGTTCATCTTCTTTGCCTATGGAgcagaaacgaagaaagtcCGTTAGAGCTGGATCGTTGGagacgatatttaaaaaaaaggagagaaaaaaaggagaagaaggagaaaagaaatttgtagACACCTACCTGTTCTCGTAACATTTTCTCGTGATTGCGAATAGATTGGAGCAACTGAGAGTAGAAGTATACGATAAAGGTTAGAGGGATGACGTAAGACCAGGTGAAGATACTCAAGACGAAGACCTTGGTGTCTTGATCCTCCGTGAGAAAATCGAACGAACAAGTGGTGAGCAATCCCTCTGGAATAATTCGATTGAAATAACACGAGCGAGAGGGATGGGGGagaggaggaaaaaagaaaaaaggaacgagGGGAAGTTAAATTTCCGTGAATTTGTTACCGGTAGTGTATCGACCCCAGATTTTTAGTAGCGGTAAAACAGAGAACGGTGTCACCCAGAACCACGTGAAGGCGATGATTATCGCGGCTTGTTTCGAGTTGAGCCGTCCATCGATCGGGCAGGAAATGGTTCTGCGGAAAGAAGCGAAGCGCGTTTAGTATCTTCGGCAGAGTTTATGTCGATCGTAACCAGATCGTAATCGAACGGAATAATCGTAACCTGTATCGATCAAAGGCAATGGCAGCGTTCGTAATGGATTGTCCCATGCCAGAGATGGAACCAAACATCGCGTAGACGTCGCATCCGATTTCCCAGCCGATCATACGTTCCATAAAACTGCTTATCACGAACATCGGCATTTCGAAGGACATTATTATGTCGAATATCGCCAGGCTGACTATAAACATGTTGGAAGCCGTCCTCAGAGGTTTCGATCTGCAAACACACAGGCCGAACTCGAGTATCCGCGGTTCGATCGGTACGACGCCACATTCTGACGACGTATGACGGTAGTCGGTATAGGGCAAGGTATAGTTTGGAGAAACGGCGAACGATCGATCCGCAGGCGGACGAGCATTCCGCCGTTTCTCGAGGGAGGGCACCACCAACCCTTCGAAGTAACGTCAAACTTACGTGCTAAATATCCATACGACGCAACAATTTCCTACGAGAGACATTACGAGCAGCATCGAATAGATGAGCGCGAATCCAATGTGCCAATATTTTCCCGGTGCTATGAACCCTCTCCAATGGGGATGCACGAGATCCGAATGCTCCGGCGGTACGTTCCATCCCAGGAATCTTTCTCGCATCGACGGA from the Bombus fervidus isolate BK054 chromosome 12, iyBomFerv1, whole genome shotgun sequence genome contains:
- the Rh5 gene encoding rhodopsin 5; the encoded protein is MLSHNETVVNGPLAFIGEDTGYVPSMRERFLGWNVPPEHSDLVHPHWRGFIAPGKYWHIGFALIYSMLLVMSLVGNCCVVWIFSTSKPLRTASNMFIVSLAIFDIIMSFEMPMFVISSFMERMIGWEIGCDVYAMFGSISGMGQSITNAAIAFDRYRTISCPIDGRLNSKQAAIIIAFTWFWVTPFSVLPLLKIWGRYTTEGLLTTCSFDFLTEDQDTKVFVLSIFTWSYVIPLTFIVYFYSQLLQSIRNHEKMLREQAKKMNVKSLVSNQDKERSVELRIAKVAFTIFFLFLLAWTPYATVAMIGAFGNRELLTPMSTMLPALFAKTVSCIDPWIYAINHPRYRQELQKRCKWMGVHEPETTHDSASVQTEKIKSDDA